TGATGAAGCGGGCCGAACCGGTGGAGGAGGCCGCGCTGCCGGCCCATGTGCAGCGGGCGCTTGCCGCGCCCGGCTTCGCCGAGGTGCGCGAGATCGTGGCAACGCGCTGTGCGATGTGCCATGCGGCCGAGCCGCTGTGGCCCGGCCTCGCCACCGCGCCCAAGGGTGTGCGGCTGGAAACAGAGGCGCAGATCGCGGCCGAGGCGAAGCGTATCTACATTCAGGCCGGACTCAGCCGTGCGATGCCGCCGGGCAACCTGATGATGATCGAACCGGATGAGCGTGCCCGGATCGTGGCCTGGTACCGCGGGATGGGGACGGGCCCGGTGCTGGCGGCGCGCTAGGCAGGCTGCGCGCCGGGCCTCGCGGCAGGTCCGTCGGAACCGTGCCGGCTCCGGCGCGTCCGGGCGAGCCCCCTGTCCCGGCGTGCAGAGCGCGCGTCCGGCTCGGCTCGCCGAGGACACGACAGGCATGCGCGGGAAGCAGGCTTGCCGCGCGACGGCGCCGGCATTCCCTCAGGCGCGGAAATGCCGCATCCTGTCCCCATGCGGTTCCTGATCGTCCTTTCCGCCGGTCTCGCGCCCGCCCCGGCGTTGTCCCACGCGACCGAGGGCGGGCTTGTCCTGCTTCTGCCCACCGATCTTTACATCGCGGGCGGGGTAGCGGCGGTGGTCCTGACGATCCTGCTCGTCACCGTGCTGCCGGACCGTTTCGCGCTCGCCCTTTTTCGTCCGGTGCCGCTGTTCCGCAGCCGCCGCAGGCGGGCGGGCGCCATCCCCGGCCTCCTGTCTTTCCTCGCGCTGGCGGGGCTTGTCGGACTTGGCCTCCTGGGGGCCCGGAACCCGATGGAGAACCCGCTCTCGCTCGCGGTGTGGAGCCTGTTCTGGATCGTGCTCGTCCTGGTGCAGGGGCTGGTCTTCGACCTCTGGCGCTGGATCGAGCCCTGGGGCGGCCCCTATGCGGTGCTCCGCCGGCGGTTCGGTCTTGCCCGCCTCCTGCGGTTGCCGGGATGGGTGGGCCACTGGCCCGCCCTGCTGAGCTTCGCGGCCTTCGCCGCCGTGCTCCTTGCCCACCCAGCGCCGGCCGACCCCGCCCGGCTGGCCGCGATGGTCGCCTGCTACTGGGCGTTTCATTTCGCCCTGACACTGGTCTTCGGCCCGAAATGGCTGCGCCGGGGCGAGGGGCTGACCGTGCTGATGCGGGCCTATGCCCGCATGGCGCCGTTCGGTACGGCGCGCGGGCGTGGCCGGGTCGGGCTCCACGGCTGGCAGGTCAAGGCAGGGCGCGCGCCGCCCGCCACGGTCGCGATCTTCATGGTCGCGATGCTGGCCGTCGGCAGTTACGACGGGCTCAACGAGACGTTCTGGTGGTTCGGGCAACTGGGTTGGAACCCGCTGGAGTTTCCGGGCCGCTCGGCGGTGGTGCGCGAGAACCTTGCCGGGCTTGCCGCCGCGCTGATCCTGTTGCCGCTGGTCTATGCGGTTGCCGTCGCCGCGGGCCTCGCGCTTGCCCGCGAAGCGGCCCGCTTCGGCCACGCCGTGCGCGCCTTCGCCCCCGCGCTGCTGCCCATCGCGCTCGCCTATCACTTCGCGCATTACCTGCCGGTAATCCTCGTCGAAGGGCAGTACATGCTGGCCGTGGCCAATGACCCGCTCGACACTGGCGCGCATCTGCTCGGGCTCTATCATGTTCATGTCACCACGAGTTTCTTCAACACCCACGACACGGTGCGCCGCATCTTCCTGGCGCAGGCCGGCGCCATCGTCATCGGCCATGCGCTGGCGATCGTGCTGAGCCACGCGCTCGCCGCGCGGCTGCTGGACACCCCGCGCAAGGCGGCGATCAGCCAGGCGCCGCTGGCGGGGTTCATGGTGCTTTACACGCTGTGCGGTCTCTGGCTGCTGGCCTCGCCCCGCGGCGTGTGATCGCGGGCAAGGCCGTGGACAAAGCCGCCCCGCGCCGACAGACTGTAGCCACCCGGCTAACCCCGTCACCATCAGGGATCAGAGCTATGTCCGACATCAAGACGACGCGCCCCGCGCCGGCGGACCCGTCGCGCCGGCGGGCCATCACGACGCTTGCGGGGGCGGGCGCCGCGGCCGCCGGCCTGCCGTTCTGGGCACGCTACGCCCAGGCGCAGAGTTCCGAACCGATCCGCATCGGCTTCCAGATGCATGCGACCGGCATCGGCGCCGCCTATGGCCGCTGGTACGATCGCACCACGCAGGCCGCCGCGCGCCTCATCAACGAGGCCGGCGGCATCAACGGGCGGTCCGTCGAGATCGTCACGGAAGATGACGGCACCGATCCCAAGCGGGGTGCCGAGGTGGTCGAGAAATTCGCCAACCAGCACAAGTGCGACGTGGGCTTCGGCACGCTGTTCAGCCATGTCGTGATCGGCTCGGCCCCCCGGGCGGGCGAGTTGAAGCTGCCCTATTTCGTGGTGTCCGAGGGGCATCACGTGGCGTCGGGCATGCTGAACCGCTGGACGATCCAGCCCGGCATCACCGACGTCAAAAGCCAGGTCCTGGCCATGGCGCCCTTCGTGGCCGAGAACCTGGGCAAGAAGGTCGCGCTGATCTTCCCCGACTATGCCTACGGCCACGATCACCGCGATTTCTTCAGCCAGGCGATCGAGGCGCAGGGCGGCAGCGTCACGGCGAAACTGGCGATCCCGCCGACCGAGACCTCGTTTACCAAGTACTTCCCCAAGATCCCGCGCGAGACGGAGGTGATCTATCACGTGATGGTCGGCCCCGCCGTTCTGACCTTCGTCAAGGAGATGGGCGAGTTCTTCGGGCCGAGCCGCCCCGAGCTTTTCGGCTTCATCGACAGCCTGGAGGCGGTGGACCTGGCGAGCCCGGGCCTGGAATTCCTCGACGGCACCTATTTCTGGGAGGGTATGCCGCGCCACGCCCAGCCCGACCAGACGGAGCACGACAGGTTCTATCGCGCCGAGGTCGGTGTCGACGACATGGGGGCCGCGCTGAGCGATAGAAAGGACGTCTCGACCTTCGCGCACATGTTCGGCTGCTGGGAGACGCTTTACGTCATCAAGGCGGGGATGGAGGCGGCCGGCTATGCCGGGCCGGGCGACCGGCAGGCGCTGATCGAGGCGGTCGAGGCGATGACCGAGATGCCCCTGTCGAACGCGCATCCGCAAGGCCCGAAGCTCTTCAACGGCAAGACCCACCAGGTCTTCGGCCAGCAGCACATCTCGCGGCTCGAGGACGGCAAGCTGAGGGTGGTGCGGACGGTGCCGCTGGACCAGACCTTCTATCCCGACGAGGTGGATTACACCGCGCAGTCCTTCTGACCCCTCGCCCGGGCGCGTCGCGCGCCCGGCGCGCCCTGCGAAAGGTTTCAGACCGCATGGAGTTCGGTCCCCATCTCGTGCTGGCCTCGCTCGAAGGCGCGGTGACGGCCGCGGTTCTGGCGCTGATGGCGTCGGGCCTCAGCCTTGTCTTCGGGGTCATGCGGGTCGTGAACGTCGCGCATGGCGAGTTCTACATGCTGGGCGCGGTGCTGGCCTGGGCCGTCGCCTCGACCCTGGGCGGCGGGCCGGCGCTTGGTTTCGTCGCGGCCCTCCTGGTGGTGCCGCTGGCGGTCGGCGCGGTGGCCGTCGCCGCCGACGTGACCGTGCTCAAGCATCTCGACTACGACCCCGAGCGGACCATCGTTGCGACGATCGGGTTGCTCTACATCCTCCAGCAGCTCACGCTGATGGGCTATGGCCCGGAGGCGCGCCCCGTCGAGGCGCCGTTCAACCAGCGCCTCGCGCTGCCCTGGGTGGAATGGGGCGAGGGGGGGGTGCAACTCTACTGGCCATGGGGGCTTTCGATCACCACCTACAAGCTTTTCGTCATCGGGTCGGCGGCGGCCGTGCTGGCGGGGCTGTGGGCGCTGATGACGCGCACGCGCATCGGCCTTGTGATGCGGGCGACGCAAATGGACGGCGAGATCGCCCAGGCTTTCGGCATCCCGGTGGAGCGTGTCTATGCCCTTGTGTTCGGCCTCGGCGCGGCGCTCGCCGCCCTGGCGGGCGTGCTGATCGTGCCGATCCAGCAGGCGCATTACCTGATGGGGGGCGACGCGCTGTTGCTGTCGTTCATCGTGGTCATCATCGGCGGGCTGGGCAGCCTTGCGGGCACGGTGATCGCCGCGATCCTGATCGGCATGTCCGACGGCATCATCTCGGTCTTCTTCTCGCCGACCCTGGCCAAGATCATCGCCACGCTGCTGGTGGCCTTCGTGCTGGTGTTCCGGCCGCAGGGGCTGATGGGGAAAGCGCCGCGATGACCGCCCGGGTGCTGGCGCTGCATGGCGGGCTGATCGCGGGGCTGCTGGCGCTGCATTTCCTGCTGCCGGCCTATCACCACGGCAATCTCGCCCGCGTTATGGTGCTGGCAGTCTATGCCATCGGTTACAACCTGCTCTTCGGCTACACGGGGCTTCTCAGTCTCGGCCACGCGATGTTCTTTGCCGCCGGCATGTACGGGATGGGGCTGCCCTTGCACTTTCTCGGGATCGGGGCGGAACTGGCCTTTCTCGCGGGGCTGGTGTCGGCGGCGCTGCTGGCGCTGGTCGTGGGCCTCCTGGCGCTCCGCACCGTGGGTGTCGCCTTCATGATCGTGACGCTGATGTTCTCGGAGGCAGTCTATCTCACCATCCTGCTCGCGGGACGGTGGACCCGCGGCGACGAGGGGTTGGTGCTTGCGCGGGCCGAGCGGGTGTTCTTCGGCCTCGATCTGTCGAACCCCGATATCCGCTACCTGGTCGCGCTGGCCCTTTTCGCACTCTGCCTCTTCGGCACGCTCTGGCTGGTGCGCCAGCCGGGCGGTCGCGTGCTGATCGCGATCCGCGAGAACGAGGAGCGGGCCGAGCTTCTGGGCTATGACATCTTCCGCCACAAGCTGGGCGCGGTGGTCCTCTCGGGCACGCTGTCGGGCGCCGCGGGGGCCGCTTACGGGCTGCTCTTCGGCTATGTCGGTGCCACCTTCGCCGAGGTGCAGTATTCGATCCTACCGCTCCTGTGGGTGCTGCTCGGGGGCGCGGGAACGGTCGTCGGCCCGTTCCTCGGCACGCTCTTCATGTTCTACCTGATCGATCTGTCATCGGGGCTGACCTCGGCCTACATGCTGGTGGCGGGGATCGCGCTCGTGCTCCTGACGCTCTTCGCCCCGCAGGGGCTGGCCGGCGAACTGCGCCGGCGCTGGGCGAGGTGGCTGCCATGAGCGCGCTTCTGTCCACCCGGGCGCTGTCGAAATCCTTTGCCGGCCTGCGCGCCGTGCACGACGTCGATTTCGAGTTGCCGGAGGGGCAGGTCCGCGCGCTGATCGGGCCGAACGGGGCGGGCAAGACCACCTTCGTCTCTATGCTCATCGGCCGGCTCGCGCCCAGTTCGGGCAGCATTTCGTTCGACGGGCGCGACATCACGCGCATGCCGCCGCATGACCGGGTGGCGCTGGGCA
This genomic window from Rhodovulum sp. ES.010 contains:
- a CDS encoding ABC transporter substrate-binding protein, yielding MSDIKTTRPAPADPSRRRAITTLAGAGAAAAGLPFWARYAQAQSSEPIRIGFQMHATGIGAAYGRWYDRTTQAAARLINEAGGINGRSVEIVTEDDGTDPKRGAEVVEKFANQHKCDVGFGTLFSHVVIGSAPRAGELKLPYFVVSEGHHVASGMLNRWTIQPGITDVKSQVLAMAPFVAENLGKKVALIFPDYAYGHDHRDFFSQAIEAQGGSVTAKLAIPPTETSFTKYFPKIPRETEVIYHVMVGPAVLTFVKEMGEFFGPSRPELFGFIDSLEAVDLASPGLEFLDGTYFWEGMPRHAQPDQTEHDRFYRAEVGVDDMGAALSDRKDVSTFAHMFGCWETLYVIKAGMEAAGYAGPGDRQALIEAVEAMTEMPLSNAHPQGPKLFNGKTHQVFGQQHISRLEDGKLRVVRTVPLDQTFYPDEVDYTAQSF
- a CDS encoding branched-chain amino acid ABC transporter permease, with the translated sequence MEFGPHLVLASLEGAVTAAVLALMASGLSLVFGVMRVVNVAHGEFYMLGAVLAWAVASTLGGGPALGFVAALLVVPLAVGAVAVAADVTVLKHLDYDPERTIVATIGLLYILQQLTLMGYGPEARPVEAPFNQRLALPWVEWGEGGVQLYWPWGLSITTYKLFVIGSAAAVLAGLWALMTRTRIGLVMRATQMDGEIAQAFGIPVERVYALVFGLGAALAALAGVLIVPIQQAHYLMGGDALLLSFIVVIIGGLGSLAGTVIAAILIGMSDGIISVFFSPTLAKIIATLLVAFVLVFRPQGLMGKAPR
- a CDS encoding branched-chain amino acid ABC transporter permease, which encodes MTARVLALHGGLIAGLLALHFLLPAYHHGNLARVMVLAVYAIGYNLLFGYTGLLSLGHAMFFAAGMYGMGLPLHFLGIGAELAFLAGLVSAALLALVVGLLALRTVGVAFMIVTLMFSEAVYLTILLAGRWTRGDEGLVLARAERVFFGLDLSNPDIRYLVALALFALCLFGTLWLVRQPGGRVLIAIRENEERAELLGYDIFRHKLGAVVLSGTLSGAAGAAYGLLFGYVGATFAEVQYSILPLLWVLLGGAGTVVGPFLGTLFMFYLIDLSSGLTSAYMLVAGIALVLLTLFAPQGLAGELRRRWARWLP